The genomic interval AACCCCCGCAGGTAGGAGTGGCGTTCGCAGATGACGGCTACGGGTTTGCCCGAGGACAGGGCCGAGTAAAACTTGCTGGGGGCCACCAGCCCTTCCATGTCGGTGTCGATGCTGATCAAGTGCAGGTCGCAGGCGGTGAGCGACTGGGGCAGCAGAGCTTTGTCCTGGTAGGGCAAAAAGCGGCAGTTGGTCAGGCCCAGGCTCTCCACCTGCTGCTGGGTGGCCTTCCGCTTTGGCCCCCCGCCAATGAACAAGAACTGAACCGGCTCGTCGGCCAGGGCCTGGGCCGCGCCGATGATCGTCTCCATGTCGTGGCAGCGGCCCATATTGCCGGAGTAGAGGATGGTAAACCGGTCCTGAATCCCCTGTTCCTGGGCAAAGGGGTTGTCGGCCTTGGCCAGAGGCTTGATGGACTCTGGATCGGACCAGTTGTGGATGACGGTGATGTGGTCGGCCAGGTGCGGGTGCTTGGCCACAATGCGGGCTTTCATGGTTTCGCAGGGCACGATGATCGCCTCGGCCCGCTGCCACACCCGGCGGTTAATGGCATCCCACAGGCGCACAACCCAGTGGTGCGGGGGCAGCATGCCCAACCCGGTCACCACATCGGGGTACAGGTCGTAGACCAGGGAGATGTAGGCGCTACCCCACAGCAGGCTGAGCAAAAAGCCGACCACCTGGACGTAGGGCGGTTCGCTGACGAATAGGGTAATATCGCCCCGATGGCGCGGCTGCCGCAGGTGCCAGGCGGTGTGCAGACAAAAGGCCAGGCTGCTGAGGGTGCGCCCCGCCATGCGGCGGGAGCGGTTGCGCAGAAAGTTGGAGCGGGTGATGTGAACCGGGCCTTTTGCTTCGGTGGCGGGGGCTTCGGCCACCTCAAAGGCGTAGCTGGGTTGCCCGGTGAACACCTGGACCTCAAACCCCTGCTGCCCCAGGTGGGTGGCCAGTTCGTCCATATACTGCCCGGTGGCGGCGAAGTCGGGGGGAAAGAACTGGGTCACAATCGACAGCCGAATGGGGCGATGGTCGGCATTGGCGTCTGGAGCAACTCCAGGATTACGGCGCAAGAGCTTGAGCATGGTTAAGACCGCTGAGAAGGAATAGGAAAAGCCTGAGCTATCGGAGAGGTTAGCTGCTGATCTTGAGACTACTGAGGCGGGGTCTGCGTTTGAGTCTGCGTTTGTTTGAGTTTGCGGCTGGCAGGGGGAGGCGATCGCAACAGCTTTGGGAAAGAGGCTCAGCACACAGCAGTAGTAGCTCATAAACAGAGCGCCGACGAAGAGTTGTCCGCCGATGGAACCGTGCCAAAATTCAAACGCGTCTGTGCCCCAGTAGACCGCTGCCAGGGCCATCAGCACCAGCCGAGGAATATTGAAAAGCAACGCCAGAGCAACGCCCAGGCCGCTCAACTGGACAATTTTGGGCCAGGGGAAGTTCAGGTATAGGCCCAGCCCGAGACTGGCCCCTATCATGGCCAGGGCGATATCGAAACCGCTACAGCCCCAGCTAACGTTAACCGTGTGGTCGGGGAAGCGCATGGCTGAACCCGACGCCACTACGGGGTGCCCCAGCCACTGCAAAACCGTGGCGGACACCGCGGCCATGGGGGTTTCTAAAACCTGGGCCGGCAGCAGCGTTTGCCACAGCGTACCGATAATATGACCAGGGTTGGGATAGGCGCTGAGGGTAAAGGCCCAGGCCATAGCGGGATATTGGCTAAAGAACGCCATGCCCCAGCAGCTGATCGCCGTACCCGCCAAAATCAGCAGCCACAGCAGGGCCTGGGGCCAGAGGGAAAAACGGCAAAACGGAAACAACACAATGCCCGTCACAATCAGCAGATGGCCCAGCCAGCGATCGGCCAGCAGGGGCTGGGTCGCCGCCAGCTGCGGCCAGTGACGCCAGAGCTTCACCGCCCCCACCGCCACCAGGCAGAGGGCGAGAATAAAGCTGCCGGAACCGTTAGCCGTATTTTGGTACAGGAGAAACCGCACCCAACTGGGCAAGTAGCAGAGCCCCACGAATAACCCCAGGCTGACGATCGCCCCATGGGGGGTGTCGAGGGCGGCGCGGTAGGGTGGCCTCATCATCCGACTTGCCGCAGGGAAAATCGGCGTTTTTGGGAGAGTGACAGGCTTTGCAGCAGGCCAAGGCGACCGATGCTGAGCAATCCGACACCCATCAGCAGGAGGTTTCCAGCCGAGGAAATGAGGGTTTTCATCGCCCCTGTCTGGGTCTCCTGGATCAGCGATGCGGCTTGACTATCGACCGTTTGCAGCGCCTCTGAGAAGGCCTCGGGGGAAATTTGCTGGCTCAGGGCGGCGTCCTCCTGGCCCTGCTCAATCCGGTTGCGGAGTTCAGCGGCCTGGGTGTTGATGGTGGCGATCGCCTGCTCCTGCAGGGTCAGGGTGTCTTGAATCACCAGCAGGCTGGATAACCCCAGCAAAAGACCGATCGCCAGACAGGCTATGGATAGGGTTTTCAAGGACTGGAGGCGGTTCTCCAACTGGCTATAGATCAGCAGCACAGTGCCGATCAGCAGCAGCAGGCTGCGCTCGGCAACCTGCTGGAGAAAGTTGAGCCGCCACTGGGGCGCCAGGGGGTTGGGGGGGAAGCCAATCACCAGAATGTCAATCAGAAATCCAATTAGGCAAAGGCAGCCAATGGTAAGCGCCAAACGCTGGGAGAGC from Leptolyngbya sp. KIOST-1 carries:
- the crtC gene encoding cyanoexosortase C, translating into MMRPPYRAALDTPHGAIVSLGLFVGLCYLPSWVRFLLYQNTANGSGSFILALCLVAVGAVKLWRHWPQLAATQPLLADRWLGHLLIVTGIVLFPFCRFSLWPQALLWLLILAGTAISCWGMAFFSQYPAMAWAFTLSAYPNPGHIIGTLWQTLLPAQVLETPMAAVSATVLQWLGHPVVASGSAMRFPDHTVNVSWGCSGFDIALAMIGASLGLGLYLNFPWPKIVQLSGLGVALALLFNIPRLVLMALAAVYWGTDAFEFWHGSIGGQLFVGALFMSYYCCVLSLFPKAVAIASPCQPQTQTNADSNADPASVVSRSAANLSDSSGFSYSFSAVLTMLKLLRRNPGVAPDANADHRPIRLSIVTQFFPPDFAATGQYMDELATHLGQQGFEVQVFTGQPSYAFEVAEAPATEAKGPVHITRSNFLRNRSRRMAGRTLSSLAFCLHTAWHLRQPRHRGDITLFVSEPPYVQVVGFLLSLLWGSAYISLVYDLYPDVVTGLGMLPPHHWVVRLWDAINRRVWQRAEAIIVPCETMKARIVAKHPHLADHITVIHNWSDPESIKPLAKADNPFAQEQGIQDRFTILYSGNMGRCHDMETIIGAAQALADEPVQFLFIGGGPKRKATQQQVESLGLTNCRFLPYQDKALLPQSLTACDLHLISIDTDMEGLVAPSKFYSALSSGKPVAVICERHSYLRGLVSQANSGAAFINGDSQGLASFIRYLMKDGETTQQLGFSGHRFIRENFTVQAISRQYYRLIQRAVVKNVDLYRALDNNEFELYYQPIVNLGNGRIDTVEALVRWHHPQRGLLEPSEFIHAAKDTDLIIPLGWWVLDQACRQLSEWRSQFPEKRCRVSVNLGTQQFLHPELISRLDQALMAHNLRGDDLVLEIKDHTIMVDTAATTGLWMQLQARGVRVCIDDIGSNYTSLSFLHRFPVSSLKIEAKTINRLDIDTKLAEWLKSLIVIASDLQITLVAMGIETAFQHRRTREMGIAYGQGYGFSRPEPAASITRFLAHHNPFSFLLEPVPTTPALPHAVDSPLVLVVDDDRSLRKLLTMAIKQSGYRTIEAANGREALELYQRESPDLVLLDAMMPEMNGFACCRQIRLLQVAQVVSAEGPVPPALSAPAGDFPILMITALDDDSSVERAFDAGATDYITKPINWSILKQRLKRLLNPAAGVSDPTPEEATLAAGDLDKCL
- a CDS encoding HpsJ family protein, coding for MANLSNPLPKPYDVLSQRLALTIGCLCLIGFLIDILVIGFPPNPLAPQWRLNFLQQVAERSLLLLIGTVLLIYSQLENRLQSLKTLSIACLAIGLLLGLSSLLVIQDTLTLQEQAIATINTQAAELRNRIEQGQEDAALSQQISPEAFSEALQTVDSQAASLIQETQTGAMKTLISSAGNLLLMGVGLLSIGRLGLLQSLSLSQKRRFSLRQVG